One Beggiatoa leptomitoformis DNA segment encodes these proteins:
- a CDS encoding choice-of-anchor D domain-containing protein: MRKQYRLLFYWLFIVWFWSGQVYAASPTCTTGSKISSGDLAISGNFTIQDDLGKYINLGTNKVTTPYVFYAPNTHIAISRKFTVSNIGVYDASVNPLSVSLSNFTTPTYFSASPNPLTVQFTKQGELIITWLPLVVGGITGNVEFCVDDPLFGGRFVIPVEGVVEVPDSTPATPIMNVFNGTTQFTDGQTTPFDFGTTVVGTPIQKVFKITNTGPGILHVGALNLPQGFSQVGTSPSSTNPLTILPGLSENFTVRFDALNAGTVTTQLFLSNDDPVRDPFNFAIRATANIYPEIVVLIDGVDTANNSPTAINFGTVALNKVVQKNIVIRNAGSVHMTLSNLTLPSGFTASTPLPTTVYAGTDSYFTIQMDTTTGGSFGGAVSFVNNDPDENPFSFTIAGTVDPSLPTDPVIPPPTGVSPEINVLLGATSLVSGMTSPVDLGTAMVGDSFTKSFIVQNLGSVEMHLSNLTLPAGFSLQGTFPTTIYAGLSNTFSINVDTAAVGTLTGTISFENNDTDENPFSFPVTATVSAVPVPVDVPEIAVSYNNNDIVNGTMTATNLGSATVGTSLIKSFTIQNTGTLAINLSNLSLPTGFTLEGSFPSVVGAGLSATFSIKVDTTSVATLIGTLSFNNDDADENPFNFPITATVTAVPTTGGGGTGTPSIPVVYPTIALFEGETALPSAQTTIVDFGAIEIGTTVTKTFTLKNTGSIPVNLGNLILPNAFSLVGTFPNQILAGFSSTINIQLNSTTAGGFTGSFSFTTNDPNNSTYRITLTAQVDAPFISVTSGDVTIQNGATTALLFGTNTKKTFVVRNITDAPVSVSDLVLPTGFSLSGRFLATTTSLAAGSADIFIIQKDSETASGVMRFKFNRSGGINKTFSFPIAVTNTGGETPSTSPAKIQLFDGSVEITDGSSNATDFGIASVGTPVRKTFTIVSAGNAQLNLGTLSLPTGFSLIGNFPAVVYAGLSSSFTVQLDALTTGTYQGTLSFSTNDTSKTTFNFPITGTAEFCRAFATILLNSTCFTLPVIQSIGIVEKTASNTVDSVKFAGGISVNSGAFTQTTTMNGFVGNPVVVAGSVQVNPSHIGQQADIITVGIYRPLPNLADAWYMMDASNPVLWDADFATLTARQTGLTLQATQSVVLYQGEFLAPGQLFIFFGYRLSDGQIIYTADSINVTIQ; encoded by the coding sequence ATGCGTAAGCAATATCGATTACTATTTTATTGGTTGTTTATTGTTTGGTTTTGGAGTGGGCAAGTTTATGCTGCTTCTCCAACTTGTACGACAGGTTCAAAGATTTCGAGTGGTGATTTAGCCATTTCAGGTAACTTCACAATTCAAGATGATTTGGGTAAGTATATAAATTTAGGGACAAATAAGGTTACTACACCCTATGTATTTTACGCACCAAATACACATATTGCTATTTCTCGTAAATTTACAGTCAGTAATATTGGGGTTTATGATGCGAGTGTTAATCCGCTATCAGTATCGCTGAGCAATTTTACAACACCAACTTATTTTTCAGCCTCTCCTAATCCGCTAACTGTTCAATTTACAAAGCAGGGTGAATTGATAATTACATGGCTACCATTGGTGGTTGGCGGAATAACGGGAAATGTAGAGTTTTGTGTAGATGACCCGCTTTTTGGTGGACGCTTTGTTATCCCTGTTGAAGGGGTTGTCGAAGTACCTGATTCAACACCCGCTACGCCTATAATGAATGTGTTTAATGGCACGACCCAATTTACGGATGGTCAAACAACACCCTTTGATTTTGGCACAACTGTTGTCGGGACTCCGATTCAAAAAGTATTTAAAATTACCAACACAGGTCCTGGTATTTTACATGTTGGGGCACTCAACTTGCCACAAGGGTTTAGTCAAGTAGGCACATCACCTAGCAGTACGAATCCACTCACTATTCTCCCCGGACTTTCTGAAAACTTCACGGTTCGTTTTGATGCACTAAACGCAGGTACGGTCACAACCCAGTTGTTTTTAAGCAATGATGACCCTGTACGAGATCCTTTTAACTTTGCGATTCGTGCAACGGCTAATATTTATCCTGAAATTGTGGTTTTAATTGATGGGGTTGATACTGCTAATAACAGTCCAACGGCTATCAATTTCGGAACCGTTGCACTGAATAAAGTTGTTCAGAAAAATATTGTGATTAGGAATGCGGGTTCAGTACACATGACGCTGAGCAATCTAACCTTACCATCGGGATTTACTGCCAGTACACCATTACCCACCACCGTTTATGCAGGAACAGATAGCTACTTTACTATCCAAATGGATACGACAACGGGCGGGAGTTTTGGTGGTGCGGTCAGTTTTGTGAACAATGACCCTGACGAAAACCCGTTTAGTTTCACGATTGCAGGCACAGTTGACCCATCACTGCCTACTGATCCAGTCATACCACCACCAACGGGTGTTAGTCCTGAAATAAATGTATTGTTGGGTGCAACAAGTCTTGTGAGTGGTATGACAAGCCCTGTGGACTTAGGCACAGCAATGGTTGGCGATAGCTTTACAAAGAGTTTTATTGTTCAAAACCTTGGTAGTGTTGAAATGCACTTAAGTAATTTGACGCTACCTGCGGGCTTTAGTTTACAAGGAACTTTCCCTACAACCATTTACGCAGGTCTATCTAATACGTTTAGTATCAATGTGGATACTGCTGCAGTTGGTACATTAACGGGTACTATCAGTTTTGAAAACAATGATACGGATGAAAATCCCTTTAGCTTTCCTGTTACTGCAACGGTTAGTGCTGTTCCTGTACCTGTTGATGTTCCCGAAATAGCTGTGTCATATAACAACAACGACATTGTGAATGGAACAATGACCGCTACTAACTTAGGTTCTGCAACGGTAGGTACATCGTTAATCAAAAGTTTTACCATTCAAAATACAGGTACGCTTGCTATTAACCTGAGTAATCTCAGTTTACCAACGGGCTTTACACTTGAAGGCAGTTTTCCTAGTGTGGTTGGTGCGGGGCTTTCTGCAACATTTAGTATTAAAGTGGATACAACAAGTGTTGCCACTCTCATAGGAACACTCAGCTTTAATAACGATGATGCAGATGAAAATCCGTTCAACTTCCCCATTACTGCTACTGTAACGGCTGTTCCGACAACAGGGGGAGGCGGTACGGGTACACCCTCTATACCTGTGGTTTATCCTACAATAGCCTTGTTTGAAGGGGAAACCGCCTTACCCTCTGCACAAACAACCATCGTTGATTTTGGTGCTATCGAGATAGGAACAACGGTTACAAAAACCTTTACATTGAAAAATACAGGTAGCATACCTGTCAATTTGGGTAATTTGATATTACCAAATGCTTTCAGTCTGGTAGGTACATTCCCTAACCAAATTTTGGCGGGTTTTTCAAGCACGATTAATATTCAACTTAACTCGACAACCGCTGGTGGATTTACAGGTTCATTTAGCTTTACAACCAATGATCCTAATAATTCTACCTATCGGATTACATTGACAGCTCAAGTTGATGCGCCTTTTATTAGCGTAACCAGTGGTGACGTAACGATACAAAATGGCGCGACAACAGCACTACTGTTTGGTACAAATACTAAAAAAACTTTTGTTGTTCGTAATATAACGGATGCACCTGTCAGCGTCAGCGATTTAGTATTACCAACGGGTTTTAGTCTCAGTGGTCGTTTTTTAGCAACCACCACCAGCTTAGCCGCAGGTAGTGCAGATATTTTTATTATTCAAAAGGATAGTGAAACTGCTAGCGGTGTTATGCGCTTTAAATTCAATCGTAGTGGGGGGATTAACAAAACCTTTAGCTTTCCCATTGCGGTTACGAATACGGGTGGTGAAACACCTTCCACCTCGCCTGCTAAAATACAACTATTTGATGGTTCTGTAGAAATTACAGATGGTAGCAGTAATGCGACGGATTTTGGCATTGCCAGTGTTGGAACACCTGTGCGTAAAACATTTACCATTGTTAGTGCGGGTAATGCACAACTTAATCTAGGCACATTGAGTTTACCAACGGGTTTTAGTCTGATAGGTAATTTCCCCGCTGTTGTTTATGCAGGACTTTCTAGTAGTTTCACTGTTCAACTGGATGCTTTAACAACAGGAACTTATCAAGGAACGCTTTCGTTTAGCACCAACGATACAAGCAAAACAACCTTTAATTTTCCTATAACAGGTACGGCTGAGTTTTGTCGGGCATTTGCGACTATCCTCCTCAATAGTACTTGCTTTACTTTGCCCGTTATCCAATCCATTGGGATAGTTGAAAAAACAGCGAGTAACACGGTGGATTCGGTTAAGTTTGCAGGGGGGATTTCTGTTAATAGTGGCGCATTTACGCAAACAACCACAATGAATGGCTTTGTGGGTAATCCTGTTGTTGTCGCAGGCAGTGTGCAAGTAAATCCCAGTCATATTGGGCAACAAGCGGATATTATCACAGTGGGAATCTATCGTCCCTTACCCAATTTGGCCGATGCGTGGTATATGATGGATGCTAGCAACCCTGTGTTGTGGGATGCTGATTTTGCAACGCTTACAGCACGACAAACAGGGCTTACCTTGCAAGCAACACAATCTGTTGTGTTATATCAGGGTGAGTTTTTAGCACCCGGACAGCTCTTTATATTCTTTGGTTATCGTTTAAGCGATGGGCAAATTATTTATACGGCTGATAGTATCAATGTGACTATTCAATAA
- a CDS encoding FecR family protein, with the protein MFTIRNTLFVLLSLCWLHTSAMASVVGKVEALRGQASIVVPIDKQQPLKIGTAFDVGDTIRTGKDGVARLMMIDKGKFAIYEESELQIREYDYQQTQVKSDKSAVHLTEGSFRFLTGLMGKRSPENIAYETEIATLGIRGTECLVRYHSATHRLDIIVIKGTVIVWYKGYPKDKNKPNLVLNEKTHTVITEKNGVFEAGYEVYAEPAIDRGWYSYGSVPKDIANGLSVAQAIENALDRNESPAFIAQQLIDSGVDAVTAAEVLVSMLIQRGSDSDRETIKRDVINAVIAIIINDPQSTPEVAAAVARIVPSFMAYELALAMAIISPQFAVQIVREVTLVFPQIAFSIALSVILALENGLSLDDGFSLIASIKAAVLPLLTPITTDRVEEAVSPNQ; encoded by the coding sequence ATGTTTACTATAAGAAATACCCTGTTTGTTTTATTGAGTTTATGCTGGTTGCACACCAGTGCTATGGCTAGTGTTGTTGGTAAAGTGGAAGCATTGCGCGGGCAAGCCTCTATCGTTGTACCTATTGATAAACAACAACCCTTGAAGATTGGTACTGCATTTGATGTAGGCGATACTATCCGTACTGGTAAAGATGGTGTCGCGCGTTTAATGATGATTGATAAAGGAAAATTTGCTATTTATGAGGAAAGTGAATTGCAGATTCGAGAGTATGATTATCAACAAACGCAAGTTAAATCTGATAAAAGTGCTGTGCATTTAACGGAAGGTAGTTTCCGTTTTTTAACGGGTTTAATGGGAAAACGCTCTCCTGAGAATATTGCGTATGAAACAGAAATAGCAACCTTGGGAATACGGGGGACAGAATGTTTAGTGCGTTATCATTCTGCAACACACCGTTTAGACATTATTGTTATCAAGGGGACTGTCATTGTCTGGTATAAGGGTTACCCTAAAGATAAAAACAAACCTAATTTAGTATTAAACGAGAAAACACACACTGTTATTACCGAAAAAAATGGCGTTTTTGAGGCAGGCTACGAAGTTTATGCAGAGCCAGCAATTGATAGGGGTTGGTATTCTTATGGCAGTGTGCCTAAGGATATTGCAAATGGTTTATCTGTTGCACAAGCAATAGAAAACGCCTTAGATAGGAACGAATCGCCTGCTTTTATTGCGCAACAATTGATTGATTCTGGCGTTGATGCGGTAACCGCCGCAGAAGTGCTGGTGAGCATGTTAATTCAACGGGGTTCAGACAGCGACCGCGAAACAATTAAACGTGATGTGATTAATGCAGTCATTGCTATTATTATCAACGACCCTCAATCAACACCTGAAGTTGCAGCGGCTGTCGCGCGAATAGTGCCTTCTTTTATGGCGTATGAATTAGCGTTAGCCATGGCGATTATTTCCCCGCAGTTTGCAGTACAAATTGTACGAGAAGTCACACTTGTATTTCCTCAAATCGCTTTTTCAATTGCATTATCTGTCATTTTAGCGTTAGAAAATGGGTTAAGTTTGGATGATGGTTTTAGTCTGATTGCATCAATTAAAGCGGCTGTTCTTCCCCTATTGACACCAATAACAACGGATAGAGTAGAAGAGGCTGTTAGTCCTAATCAATAG
- a CDS encoding VanZ family protein produces MYNYRFLYLTFIIFYVLLLIFLSLNPWIRPAATEAVIGLSWDKLEHSMAYVILSLLFFLTLLSYNIRFSITVLFTVLFATISIGGLLEIAQSTLTTNRSGSWDDAIANAFGASLGCVSYGLIWLLYQRQHESSIL; encoded by the coding sequence ATGTACAACTACCGTTTCTTATACCTAACATTTATTATATTTTACGTACTGTTATTAATTTTCCTGAGTTTAAATCCATGGATAAGACCCGCGGCTACTGAAGCAGTTATCGGTTTATCGTGGGACAAACTGGAGCACTCGATGGCTTATGTAATACTATCACTGCTATTTTTCCTAACCTTACTATCATATAACATTCGTTTTTCCATCACCGTCTTATTTACCGTTTTGTTTGCAACGATTAGTATTGGCGGCTTATTAGAAATTGCGCAAAGTACCTTAACAACTAATCGCAGTGGTTCTTGGGATGATGCAATAGCAAATGCATTTGGTGCATCATTAGGCTGTGTTAGTTATGGACTGATTTGGCTACTCTATCAGCGACAACACGAATCATCGATTTTATAG
- a CDS encoding glycosyltransferase family 2 protein, with product MAESNLIPLSVLIPTKNEERNIVACINSVAWADEIVVFDSYSDDQTIPLAESLDAKIVQRRFDNFSTHKNWAMENINFKHKWLLIVDADERITEELRIEIQTLFEQQPECDGYYIARKNYFWNTWVKRGGRFPDWQLRLLKVGYGHYEQRIVHEHMLLQGKAGFLKHALINYDYKGIDRYFDRQNTYSSMEAVEVFNMLYGTVNAQQIKPSLFAKGPERNRFLKNIAYRYLPFRPLIKFIWMYFIKLGFLDGKIGFRYSVLQMFYEYQVSLKLEELQDPDSPIAKKYQAYLQPTTQQPTKKG from the coding sequence ATGGCTGAGTCAAATCTCATACCGCTTTCTGTTTTAATTCCCACCAAAAATGAAGAACGTAATATAGTTGCTTGCATCAACAGCGTTGCATGGGCTGACGAAATCGTTGTATTCGACTCTTACAGTGACGACCAAACTATTCCACTTGCTGAATCACTAGATGCAAAAATCGTTCAACGTCGTTTCGACAATTTTTCCACGCATAAAAACTGGGCAATGGAAAATATTAATTTCAAACACAAATGGCTGTTAATCGTTGATGCTGATGAACGTATTACCGAAGAACTACGCATTGAAATTCAAACACTATTTGAGCAACAACCTGAATGTGATGGCTATTATATTGCACGGAAAAATTATTTTTGGAATACATGGGTTAAACGTGGCGGACGTTTCCCTGATTGGCAATTACGTTTGCTCAAAGTAGGCTATGGACACTATGAACAACGGATAGTCCATGAACACATGCTATTACAAGGTAAAGCAGGCTTTTTAAAACACGCTTTAATTAACTATGATTACAAAGGGATAGACCGTTATTTTGACCGTCAAAATACTTATTCCAGTATGGAAGCCGTCGAAGTTTTTAACATGCTTTACGGCACAGTAAATGCCCAACAAATTAAACCCTCCCTGTTTGCAAAAGGGCCTGAACGAAACCGTTTTTTAAAAAATATCGCCTATCGTTATCTCCCCTTTAGACCACTGATTAAATTTATTTGGATGTACTTTATAAAGCTAGGTTTTTTAGATGGGAAAATTGGATTCCGCTACAGTGTGTTACAAATGTTTTATGAATATCAAGTGAGTTTAAAACTAGAAGAACTACAAGACCCAGACTCACCGATTGCCAAAAAATATCAAGCCTATTTACAGCCGACCACCCAACAACCCACAAAAAAAGGTTAA
- a CDS encoding carbamoyltransferase N-terminal domain-containing protein — protein sequence MYVLGINAYHGDASACLLHDGQLLAAAEEERFLRIKHWAGFPNESIRYCLQVAGITLEQVEHIAINRDPKANFWRKVLYTLKKRPELRLVVDRLKNAKQWQGIETALQQTFPEQNIHAKIHYIEHHLSHLASAFFVSGYNDAVLVSVDGFGDFASAAWGLGEGTNIAIDGKVYFPHSLGMFYQAMTQYLGFPNYGDEYKVMGLAPYGEPRYLKELRQLVQCQADGRFKLDLTYFRHATEKVEYEWLNCSPKVGTLYTPALEELLGKARQSSEPLSQQHKDLARSTQAIYEEVLFHLLNNLHTRYQRDKLCLAGGCAMNSVANGKIYQQTPFKKMGSAKEAVICYNH from the coding sequence ATGTATGTATTAGGGATTAATGCCTATCACGGAGATGCCTCAGCGTGCCTACTTCATGATGGACAACTCCTCGCTGCTGCTGAAGAAGAACGTTTTTTACGCATCAAACACTGGGCAGGTTTTCCAAATGAATCCATACGCTACTGCCTACAAGTCGCGGGTATCACCCTAGAACAAGTAGAACACATCGCCATTAACCGCGACCCCAAAGCCAACTTCTGGCGTAAAGTACTATACACCCTGAAAAAACGCCCAGAGCTACGCCTTGTGGTTGACCGTTTAAAAAACGCCAAACAATGGCAAGGGATTGAAACTGCACTACAACAAACCTTTCCTGAACAAAATATTCACGCAAAAATTCACTACATCGAACATCATCTTTCGCACCTCGCCTCCGCCTTTTTTGTATCAGGCTACAACGATGCGGTTTTAGTGTCTGTTGACGGCTTTGGCGATTTCGCCAGTGCTGCATGGGGGTTGGGTGAAGGCACAAACATCGCCATTGATGGAAAAGTTTATTTTCCCCACTCATTGGGCATGTTTTACCAAGCCATGACCCAATATTTAGGCTTCCCTAACTATGGTGATGAATACAAAGTAATGGGGCTTGCCCCCTATGGTGAGCCACGCTATCTAAAAGAACTGCGCCAACTGGTTCAATGCCAAGCAGATGGGCGTTTTAAATTAGATCTGACATATTTTCGACATGCGACAGAAAAAGTTGAATATGAATGGCTTAACTGCTCACCCAAAGTTGGCACACTTTACACACCAGCACTAGAAGAATTACTTGGTAAAGCTCGCCAATCCTCAGAACCTTTAAGTCAGCAACACAAAGACCTTGCCCGCTCAACGCAAGCCATTTACGAAGAAGTATTATTTCACCTCCTCAACAACCTACATACTCGTTATCAACGCGACAAACTGTGTTTAGCGGGTGGATGTGCAATGAACTCCGTCGCTAATGGCAAAATTTACCAACAAACCCCGTTTAAAAAAATGGGTAGTGCTAAAGAAGCAGTGATTTGTTATAATCATTAA
- a CDS encoding IS1 family transposase (programmed frameshift) — MLTCPSCKATHIVKYGKTRTGTQNYKCRECGRRFVEQPTKKYISQETWAQVDKLLKEKLSLRGIARVTGISGTWLQHYVNGLYAQQRLEQAVKKKGQLRLECDEMWSFVGQRRQKVWVWLALDRDSREVVGIAFGKRDAEGAQALWDSLPAVYRQCAVCYTDFWEAYQKVLPSKRHKAVGKETGLTNHIERFNNTLRQRVSRLVRKTLSFSKKIENHIGATIFFINDYNKSLLL; from the exons ATGCTAACCTGCCCAAGCTGTAAAGCGACACACATCGTGAAATACGGAAAAACCCGCACAGGGACACAAAACTACAAATGTCGCGAATGCGGACGGAGATTTGTAGAACAACCCACCAAGAAATACATAAGCCAAGAGACGTGGGCACAGGTGGACAAGCTATTAAAAGAAAAACTCTCGTTAAGAGGAATAGCCCGTGTTACGGGAATCTCAGGCACATGGCTACAACATTATGTCAATGGTTTGTATGCGCAACAAAGACTAGAACAAGCGGTTAAAA AAAAAGGACAGTTGCGCTTAGAATGCGATGAGATGTGGTCATTTGTTGGGCAGCGTCGCCAGAAAGTGTGGGTATGGTTAGCGTTAGATAGAGACTCACGAGAGGTTGTCGGGATTGCCTTTGGAAAGCGAGATGCGGAGGGAGCGCAAGCACTCTGGGACTCACTCCCAGCGGTATATCGGCAATGTGCAGTCTGTTACACCGACTTCTGGGAAGCGTACCAGAAAGTTCTACCGAGTAAACGGCATAAAGCGGTAGGGAAGGAGACGGGGCTGACCAATCATATAGAGCGATTTAATAATACGTTAAGACAGCGTGTCAGTCGTTTAGTGAGGAAAACCTTATCTTTCTCCAAGAAGATAGAAAATCACATCGGGGCTACTATTTTTTTCATTAATGATTATAACAAATCACTGCTTCTTTAG
- a CDS encoding carbamoyltransferase C-terminal domain-containing protein, whose amino-acid sequence MYAQAAPGDAGGAIGAAYVAWFQQNSTLPPQFVMNHAYWGPEFTDTDFKTLLDTKQTELQTADCTIQHLTDHTILCEKTAQAIAEGKVIGWFQGRMEWGPRALGNRSILGDPRRPDMKDILNHKIKRRESFRPFAPAILRESVLDWFETDDDVPFMMKVFTIHPQKRAEIPAVTHVDGSGRLQTVEQQTNPLYYQLIQQFQQQTGVPIVLNTSFNENEPVVCRPEEALDCFLRTKMDVLVLGDYLITRQE is encoded by the coding sequence ATGTATGCCCAAGCAGCACCGGGAGACGCAGGTGGTGCAATTGGTGCGGCTTACGTCGCATGGTTTCAACAAAACAGTACGCTGCCCCCTCAATTTGTGATGAATCATGCCTACTGGGGGCCTGAATTTACCGATACTGACTTTAAAACCCTTTTGGATACCAAACAGACGGAATTACAAACGGCTGACTGCACCATTCAACACCTCACAGACCATACAATATTATGCGAAAAAACCGCACAAGCCATTGCAGAAGGTAAAGTAATAGGCTGGTTTCAAGGACGGATGGAATGGGGTCCACGCGCGTTAGGCAACCGCTCCATTCTCGGAGACCCTCGCCGTCCTGACATGAAAGATATTTTAAATCATAAGATTAAACGCCGTGAGTCTTTCCGCCCTTTCGCACCTGCTATTTTGCGCGAGTCAGTACTCGACTGGTTTGAAACAGATGATGATGTACCGTTTATGATGAAAGTTTTTACCATTCATCCTCAAAAACGTGCAGAAATACCCGCAGTCACCCATGTTGACGGTTCAGGACGGCTACAAACCGTAGAACAACAAACCAACCCACTTTACTACCAACTTATTCAACAGTTCCAACAACAAACTGGCGTTCCCATCGTTTTAAACACCTCGTTTAATGAAAATGAACCCGTTGTTTGTCGTCCAGAAGAAGCCCTTGATTGCTTCTTAAGGACAAAAATGGACGTATTAGTGTTAGGTGATTATTTGATTACCCGACAAGAATAA
- a CDS encoding class I SAM-dependent methyltransferase yields the protein MISRTLRQLYYTLARYPMKINGLIYKHFRCPTQGLKVQLGPGRGKYLDGWLNLDANLISAKLDVWADLRDPLPFKDKSVDVLFSNHVIEHLPDPHIPTHFADLFRVVRAGGGIRIGVPHLGNACRKYVEGDSAWFIDYPDKRDSLGGRFINFIFCRSEHLTAFDETYLCELMRQAGFIDIQICMPTRTTSLQDLGVGENVFAKEFESDFVTPHTLTMEARKPL from the coding sequence ATGATTTCTCGCACACTACGCCAACTTTATTACACACTAGCCCGCTATCCCATGAAGATAAATGGGCTAATTTACAAACATTTCCGCTGTCCTACACAAGGCTTAAAAGTCCAACTAGGGCCGGGACGTGGCAAATATTTAGATGGTTGGCTGAATTTAGACGCAAATCTAATCAGTGCCAAATTAGACGTATGGGCAGATTTGCGCGACCCTTTACCATTCAAAGATAAGTCTGTTGATGTTTTGTTTTCTAACCATGTAATAGAACATCTACCTGACCCACATATTCCCACGCATTTTGCGGATTTATTTCGCGTTGTGCGGGCAGGCGGCGGTATTCGCATCGGCGTTCCTCATTTAGGCAATGCCTGCCGCAAATATGTAGAAGGCGATAGTGCGTGGTTTATTGACTACCCTGATAAACGCGACAGTTTAGGCGGGCGTTTTATCAACTTTATTTTCTGTCGCAGTGAACATTTAACCGCTTTTGATGAAACGTATTTATGTGAACTGATGAGACAGGCAGGATTTATTGATATTCAAATTTGTATGCCTACCCGCACTACAAGCTTGCAAGACTTAGGTGTGGGCGAAAATGTCTTTGCGAAAGAATTCGAATCGGATTTCGTGACACCGCATACATTGACGATGGAAGCGCGGAAGCCGTTGTAA
- a CDS encoding glycosyltransferase family 4 protein, producing MKILIHDYAGHPFQVQLSRALAQRGYTVIHAYCATVEGAKGNLQQQTDDPATLRIIPLRTSQEIQKYNFVKRWQQEREYGRVLAQLIRDERPTIVLSANTPLEAQAIAQRCAKQINSRFMFWVQDLNGFATYKILKQKLPIVGGLIGKYYMWLEKRLLQRSDAVVVISEDFLPALADYAGQHPNAHVIPNWAPLNELTPTTKRNTWSIAQGLADKTVFLYAGMLGFKHNPQLLLALARHFQSHPDVVIVVISQGIGADWLKTQGADLQNLKILPFQPFEQMSAVLSSADVLMAILEPDAAIYSVPSKILSYVCIGKPLLVAVPDNNLGAKIVNQSHCGKTVHPSDEQGFIRHAQALLENPTERQSMGDNARYYAQQHFAIDTISEQFLKIFNS from the coding sequence ATGAAAATCCTCATCCACGACTACGCAGGACATCCTTTTCAAGTACAACTCAGCCGCGCTTTAGCACAACGTGGCTATACCGTTATCCACGCTTATTGTGCAACCGTTGAAGGTGCAAAAGGCAATTTACAACAACAAACGGATGACCCCGCAACTCTGCGCATTATTCCCCTGCGAACCTCACAAGAAATTCAAAAATATAATTTTGTGAAACGTTGGCAACAAGAACGGGAATATGGGCGCGTCCTTGCGCAATTAATTCGTGATGAACGACCCACTATCGTTTTATCCGCAAATACGCCCCTAGAAGCCCAAGCCATCGCCCAACGCTGCGCAAAACAAATTAACAGCCGTTTTATGTTTTGGGTACAAGATTTAAATGGTTTTGCCACGTATAAGATTTTAAAGCAGAAACTACCGATTGTTGGTGGTCTTATTGGCAAATATTACATGTGGTTGGAAAAACGCTTGTTACAACGCAGTGATGCAGTTGTAGTTATCAGCGAAGATTTTCTGCCCGCCCTTGCTGACTACGCAGGACAACACCCGAATGCTCATGTCATTCCTAACTGGGCACCACTCAATGAATTAACTCCCACCACAAAACGCAATACATGGTCAATCGCCCAAGGATTAGCCGATAAAACCGTGTTTTTATATGCGGGTATGTTGGGTTTTAAACACAATCCACAATTATTGCTTGCTTTAGCACGACATTTTCAATCTCATCCCGACGTTGTCATTGTCGTCATTTCGCAAGGCATCGGTGCGGACTGGCTAAAAACACAAGGGGCAGACCTACAAAATTTAAAAATCTTACCATTTCAACCTTTTGAACAAATGTCAGCCGTTTTATCCAGTGCGGATGTATTAATGGCGATTTTAGAGCCTGATGCTGCCATTTATTCCGTACCGTCAAAAATACTGAGTTATGTTTGTATCGGTAAACCGCTGTTAGTTGCTGTACCTGATAATAATTTAGGGGCAAAAATTGTTAATCAATCACATTGTGGCAAAACTGTGCATCCATCTGATGAACAAGGATTTATTCGCCATGCACAAGCCCTATTAGAAAATCCAACTGAACGGCAAAGTATGGGCGACAATGCACGTTACTATGCACAACAACATTTTGCGATTGATACAATCAGCGAACAATTTTTAAAAATTTTCAATTCTTAG